The sequence below is a genomic window from Corallococcus silvisoli.
CCACGGCCACCAGCGCGGCCTCTTCGCCCGCCGCCAGACGCCCGGCCACCACCCAGGCCCGCAGGTGCTCCAGCGCGGAGGCGTCCAGCGGCCGCGTGTTCAGCGCGTCCAGCAACGCCCGCTGCACGCCCCGGTCCGTCTCCGTCTCCAGCGCGTCCAGCATCAGGCGCGTGGCCAGCTCCTGTGGCGCGCGGCGCAGCGCATCCGCCGCGGCGGACCGCACCTCCGGAGACTCCGCGCGCAGGTGCGGCGACGCCACGTCCACCAGCCGCTCCGCCCCCGTCCCGCCCAGGGCTCGGAGCGCGTGCGCCCGCGCCTCGTCACCGGTGGCCTGCGCCAGGCCGTTCTCCAGCGTGCGCAGCGCGTCGCGCGCCTCCGCCGAGTCCGGCCGCAGATGCGAGGACCACGCCCCCAGCGCGTAGGACGCCGCGCGCTCCACCGGCACGTCATGCTCCGCCTTCGCCCGGCCGAGCAGCCCGTTCAGCATCACACCGGTCTCCGGCTCCGGCTTCGTCAGGAACCCCGCGCGCTGAACCATCATCACGTACGCGCCCGCGTGCTCCCGGGCCTGCGGCGACTGGAGCAACGTGCGAAGCGTGGCCTGCGCCTGGGCATGGCCCGCCCCCACCAACAGGTCCAACATCAGCTCCCGCATGCCCGGGTGCGCGCCCGGCTTGAGGAACAACCGCGCCAGCTCCTGGCTGCGCCCCGGCTCCAGCTTCAGCGCCGCCACCGCGCGCCGCGCGAACACATCCAACCCCGCGATGGCCTCCGGACCGCTGGCGTTCTCCAGCGTCTCCAGCAGCTCATCCACCGTCATCCCATCCGCCTGCCCCTTCAACGCCGCCATCTCCGGGTCCACTTCAAAGGCAATCTGCGACGGCGTGCGAATCACCCCCTTGTCCTCCCCCGAGGGCGGCAGGGGCCGCATCTCCCGCGACTGGTACGTCAACCGCAATCGCAGCCGCCGCGACACCAACGTGCGTCCGTCCACCCCCATCGCGTCCAGCACCTCGTCCTGCGTGACCGCCACGAGGTGTCCGTCCCCGTCCCGGTCGAAGCTCGTGAGCGACCCCAGCTCCTGCTTCGCCACCGTCGCCCCCCCCGCGGCCCGCAGCATCTGGTAGCGCGTCCTCCGGCGCGTCAGCCTCGCGGCATCGTCTCCCTCGAACGCGAACGCCGCCTCCACGTCCCCCGTCTGCGTGGACTCGGTGGCGGTCCACGAGGCCGCGTCGCGCAGCTCGGAGGGGAACAGCTCCGCCGCCAATGTCTGGGCGAACTGGCGGAACAGCGGGGGCTCCGCTTCGGAGAAGCGCACCGCCTGGAGCCCGCCGCGCGCATCCAACTCCAGCCACGCGCTGGCGGTGGCCGGCAGGTGC
It includes:
- a CDS encoding HEAT repeat domain-containing protein — protein: MRRSTLVRGVAGLGALLCLGALPVWLSPSSPSAAAVETAQSSRRLPLSRWRVGEAHTFHLVWDDLTRVALPMTGPDASRPSLLEGAFHLDGELTLQALESRATGTRLRLTLQRLERHEALLAGQPLLPDAAAVQTHLPATASAWLELDARGGLQAVRFSEAEPPLFRQFAQTLAAELFPSELRDAASWTATESTQTGDVEAAFAFEGDDAARLTRRRTRYQMLRAAGGATVAKQELGSLTSFDRDGDGHLVAVTQDEVLDAMGVDGRTLVSRRLRLRLTYQSREMRPLPPSGEDKGVIRTPSQIAFEVDPEMAALKGQADGMTVDELLETLENASGPEAIAGLDVFARRAVAALKLEPGRSQELARLFLKPGAHPGMRELMLDLLVGAGHAQAQATLRTLLQSPQAREHAGAYVMMVQRAGFLTKPEPETGVMLNGLLGRAKAEHDVPVERAASYALGAWSSHLRPDSAEARDALRTLENGLAQATGDEARAHALRALGGTGAERLVDVASPHLRAESPEVRSAAADALRRAPQELATRLMLDALETETDRGVQRALLDALNTRPLDASALEHLRAWVVAGRLAAGEEAALVAVAAQHLDGGAPVFQMLQALALRPGMQGPTRAHVLSLMAQVGAQLGG